ATCTTGTATAGATCCATCAATATAAGTAATAAGGTCTATTGTTCCTCCTCCTATGTCAATCATACAAACGCCCAGTTTACATTCATCTTCAGTTAAAACAGCTTTGCTAGAAGCAAGACCAGAAAATATAACTTGATCAACTTTAATATCACACTTTTCTACTGCTTTAATAATATTTTTAGCCATATTTTGATGACATGTAATTAAATGTACTCTTACTTGCATTCTTGTTCCAGATAAACCTATAGGATTTTTTATACCAGATTGTTGATCAATAGAATACTCTTGTGGAATTACATGTAATATATGATGTTCATTAAGAATTTTTACAGATTTTGCAGTATGTATTACGTTTTCTATATCTTCTTTTGTAACTTCATCTTCAGAAATAGGAACTATGCCTATTTCATTTTGACAGTTAATATACTTACTTGACAAAGATAAATAAACAGAAGTTATTTGACAATTAGCCATAATTTCAGCTTGATGGATAGATTCTCGTATACATGAAATTACTGCATCTAAATTATTTATTCTACCTTTGTCTATTCCGTTAGATTGACATATTCCGATTCCAATTATTTTTATTTTACCATTTGTTAAAACTTCTCCTACTAAAGTTACCACTTTCGTAGTGCCGATCTCTAATCCAACTACTAATTTTCTATTTTTTGATATAATCATTATTCTTTAGCCTATACTATATTTTTAAATATTACTTTTATAATAAAACAGGATTTCTAATTTTTTATATTTATTTTATAACGTAATTATTTAATATAAATAATATTTGCTTTTTTACGGTGTTTATTTTATAGAAATGATTAATTTTTATAAATTAGTTTATTTTTTTATTTATACAAGATTATTTAAAAAAATATTATAGGATATAGCTATTTATTAAATTACAAATATCACTAATATAGTATATTCTGTTCTGATCTTTATTGAAGAAATTTTTAATTTTAAATAGTTTTATTAATCAAAAAATTAAAAATTAGTAATAATTATAAAAATTATTTTTTTTATTTATTTATTTATTTTCAAAATTTTTAATATCAGTTCATCAAATGATATTCCTATACTTTTAGCTGCCATTGGAACTAAACTTCGATGAGTCATGCCAGGAATAGTGTTTATTTCTAACAACCAAAATTTATCTTTATTATCTAATATTGCATCGATTCTTCCGCAACCTTTACATCCTAAAGAATTCCAAGCTATTTCTACAATTTTTTTTAACTCTTCTTCTTTTTGATAATTTAATCCACTTGGACATATATATTCAGTCGAAGATTCTATATATTTAGAACTATAATCGTAAAAATTATTTTTTGTAATAATTTTTATCGGAGGTAATACTTTTTTATTAAGAATTGATACTGTGTATTCCGTTCCTTTTAAAAATTTTTCAATAATTATATTATTACTATAATTGAATGCGAGATTAATAGAGTCAATTAATAGATCTGGATGATTAACTATTGTGATTCCTATACTAGAACCAGCATTATTTGGTTTTATTACAACGGGAAATTTTAATTTTAAAATTTTTTTTAAAATATAAGAATACGTATATTTTGAAATATCTTTTTTTTGTAGATATATATCTGGTAATACTCGCAGCGATAAAGATTTCCACAATAATTTAGTTCTCCATTTATCTAAAGAAATTGCAGAGGACATGATTCCACTACCTGTATAAGGAATATTTAAATATTCAAGAATTCCTTGAATACTACCATCTTCACCTCCTGTTCCATGCAGTGCAATATAAGCACTGTCAAAACCTTGTTTTTTTAGTTGCATAATAGGAAAATCACGAGTATCAATTGCATATGCGTTAAATCCAGATCTTAATAAACTTTGAAGAATTGCATATCCTGATTTAATTGAAATTTTTCTTTCAGAAGAATTTCCTCCTAATAATACTGCTATTTTTTTTTTCATATTATCACTTTTTTATTTTTTAAGATAAAAATTTTATTTATTATAGTATCTATATCTCCCGCACCTTGTATTAAAATAATATCATTTCCGTTTAAATGAGGCAGAAGATAATTTAATATTAAATTGCGATTAGTTACTAAGATTACATTTTTTTTTATTTTCTTTATGTCACTATAAAGTGAAAAACTATCTGCTCCTGAAATAAATGATTCGTTTGCAGAATATACATTTAGTATTAATAAAGAGTCTACTTGAGATAAAATTTTAATAAAATCGAAATATAGATTTCGGGTTCTTGTATATCGATGAGGTTGAAATATCATTATTAAATTTTTTTTAGGCCAGCTTTTTCGTATTGTTTTAATAGTTTCAGATAATTCAGTAGGATGATGTCCATAATCATTTATTAACATAACACTTTTATTTTGAATAGATTTTTTTTTTATAAATAATTTTCCAACATATTCAAATCGTCTTGAAGTGCCTTTAAAATTTTTTAACGATTGATAAATTTTTTCATCAGGTATTTTTTGATATGTTGCAAAAGCAATAGCAGCTGTAGCATTTAATGCGTTATGTTCACCGGGTAAATTTAAGATAATTTCTAAATTATTTAATTGTTTTTTTCTAATTAATGTAAAATTACTTATAAAATCAGATTGTTTATAAGATGTAATACGAAATTCTGCACTTTTATTAAATCCATATGTAATAACTTTGCATTTTATTTTCGGTAAAATATTAAGAATGGCTTTGTTGTCTGTACATAGTATAGCAATACCGTATGATGGAATTTTATTTAAGAAATCTAAAAATGTTTTTTTTAATAGTTTAAATTCACCATTATAATTATCTATATGATCAGGTTCTATATTAGTTATAATAGCTGTTGTTGGATTTAAACAAAGAAAAGAACCATCACTTTCATCTGCTTCTGCAATAAAATATTTAGAAAACCCAAGTTTTGCATGAGAATTAATTGATTTTATCAAACCTCCATTAATAACTGTAGGATCTAATTTATTTTGATTTAATATATCAAAAATCATTGAAGTAGTTGTAGTTTTTCCATGTGTCCCTGAAACTGCTATTCCAAATTTAAATTGCATGAATATTTGAAGCATTTCAGCTCTTAATAATATAGGAATATTTTTTTTTTAGCTGCTTTAATTTCGGGATTATCAGAAGGAATCGCACTAGATATAATAATAAAATCAGCATATTTAATATTTTCTTCAGAATGTTGAAAATAAATATTTATTCCCATATTTTTTAATTTTTTTGTCATAAAGTTTTCTAATAAATCCGAACCACTGATTTTATATCCTAAATTGAATAAAATTAAAGCAATTCCACTCATTCCTGATCCAGCAATTCCAATCAGATGAATTTTTAGAATTTTTTTTTCTTTAAAAAAATTATTTTTTTTTATCTTATTTATGTTCATTTTTTAATTTTTTAAGTAAAAATATTTAATATTTGTATTGTTAGCAATTGTTTATATTTTATTGCTAACATCGTGAATAATTTTGGAAATTTTTGATGTAGAATTTCTAATTCCAAGAGAATAAGCTTTTTTAGCCATTATAAACAGTTTTTCTCTGTTTAGAGAATTTAATATTTTTATAATTAATTCTGCAGTAAACATTGATTGTTCAATAATTTTCGCAGCACCGTTATTTTCTAGATCTTCTGCATTTAAATATTGTTGCTTATCTTTATGAGGATAAGGTATGAATATTGCACCTAATCCTACTACAGTAATTTCACTTACTGTTAAAGCACCGGATCGAGATATAATTATATCTGCCCATTCATATGCTTCTGCTATATTTTTTATAAAAGAGCTGACTATATGTTTATACGTACTATATTTTTTGTATTTTTTTCTAGTTTTTTGTAAATCATTATTACCTGATTGATGCCAAATAATAGCTTTTTCTTGTAAAAAAAATGATATTTTTGGAAGGATTTTATTGAAAATAGAAGCACCTTGACTTCCTCCAATAATTAAAATTCTTAATGGACCTTTTCTGTTTTTGAAACGTTTAATTGGAGGTGGTATATCTATAATATTTTTACGAATAGGATTTCCGACTATTTCTGCATTTAATAAAGTTCCAGAAAAAGCCTGCATATTTTTTGTAGAAATTTTAGAAAGTAATTTGTTTGTTATCCCTGCAATTTTGTTTTGTTCATGTAAAATAAAAGGAATTTTACAGCTCCATGCTGCTAATCCGCCAGGACCTGATACGTATCCTCCCATTCCTAAAATAATATCCGGTATCCAATTTTTTATTATCTTCCTCACTTGAAGATAAGAATTTAATACATTGATTGGAGTCATAATCAAATTTTTTAAGCTACTATTACGTAGTCCTTGAATTTTTATAAAATGAATTTTAATATTACATTTTGGAATAATTTCAGATTCTATTTTATTCTTTGTACCTATCCAATTAATATCCCATCCCTTTTTAATTAAGTGTTTCGCAATAGTAAGACCTGGAAAAACATGTCCTCCGCTACCGCCTGCTAAAATTATTATTCTTTTAGAATTCATTTAAATGCCTTTAGGAAAAGCTTGATGTTCGCTTAATCGTATTTCAAAATCAATTCTTAATAATATACAAATAGCCATTAAATTAACAATTAAACTTGAACCGCCATAGCTGATTAATGGTAACGTTAAACCTTTAGTAGGTAGTATACCAGTTACAGCTCCAATATTTATAAGTGTTTGAAAACTAAACCATAAACCAATTGAACAAGCTAAAAATCCTGAAAAAACTTGTTTTTTTTCAAAAGATTGTTGTCCAATATACATAGCTCGAAAAGAAATAAAAAAAATCATTAGTAATATTAAAAAACAGCCTATATAGCCTAATTCTTCACCTATTATAGAAAATATAAAGTCACTATGAGCTTCTGGTAAATAATTTAATTTTTGTATTGAATTACCTAGACCTTGTCCGAAAAAATGACCACGTCCTAAAGCTATTAAAGATTGTGTTAGTTGATACCCATTACCAAATGGATCTTTCCAAGGATTCCAAAACGATAAGATTCTTTTAATACGATATGGTTCAAATAAAACTAAAGCAGTAATAATTAAAGTCACAAAAAAAATAATTATAAAAAATTGTTTTATTTTTACTCCAGAAAGAAATAAAACTGATAAAGTAGTTAGAAATAAAACAATAACTGTTCCTAAATCCGGTTCTGCTAATAGAAGAACTGATTGTATTATTATAATTGTTATAGGTTTTAAAAAACCCCAAAAATTATTACGTACTTCATTTGTTTTTCTCGATAAATAATTAGATATATAGAAAAATGAAGATATTTTACATATTTCAGCAGGTTGTATATGTAATATACCTATATTTATCCATCGATATGATCCATGTACTGATTTTCCTATTAATAATACAATTGTAAGCAAAAAAATTGAAATAATTAATATTAAATTACTATTTTTTTCCCAAAATGACATAGGTATACGTAAAAGAATAAAAGATAATAAAAATATTAAAAAAAAATAAAATATTTCCCTTTTCACAAAAAAAAAGGGATCGTGATATAAAATTTGACCTATAGGGATCGATGAAGAAGTTACCATCACTAATCCTGTTATACATAAACCTAAAGTTAACCATACTAATACACGATCGTATAATACAATATAGTTTTTTTTTTTAAAAAAAACATTAATTTATTTCCTTGGATAATTTTATGAAAAGATTCCCTCTTTCTTCAAAATTAGAAAATTGATCTTTACTGCTGCATCCTGGTGATAAAAGAACAACATCACCTGGTTGAATTTTTTTTGATATTAAAATTATGGCTTGTTTTAAAGTTTTAGTATAGATAGATTTTTTTTTGCATAGTTTTGATAGATTAAGACCATCCTTTCCAAAACAATATATTTTTATTTTTATTTTTTCGAAATATTTTTTTAAAATATTGAAATTAGAAGATTTTCCATCTCCTCCTAGCAATAACCATATTGTTCCCTTTATCTTTAAATTTTTAAGAGCAGCTTTTGTACTGTCAACATTTGTGGATTTAGAATCATTAATCCAGGATATATTATTATTAATGTGTACTGTTTGAAATCTATGTGGTAATCCTAAAAATTTTTTAAGTACATTTATTGAAACTTTTTGATCAAATTTCATTTGGTCTGAAATTGCTAATGATGTAAGTATATTTTCATAGTTATGATGTCCATTTAATAAAATGTTACTAGTATCAACTATTTTTTTGTTTTTATGGAATAAAATTGCTTTTTCTTTTTCATAATTAATATAATAATCATTATTATTACACGTTCCAAAACTAATATATTTTTTTGATTTTGTGTTAAATGGTTTTTTTTCTCCTTTTTTTAATTTAATTAAACAAATTTTAGCTTTATTATAAATAGACAATTTAGTTTTTTTATATTGTTCAAAACCTTCTGGATATCTATCAAGATGATCTTCAGTAATATTGAGAACTACAGCTATTTTTGACTTCAAATTAAATGTAGTTTCTAATTGAAAACTAGATAATTCAAGTACATATAAACTAGCTTTTTTATTGAGCATTTCTAATACTGGGAATCCA
This genomic interval from Buchnera aphidicola str. Sg (Schizaphis graminum) contains the following:
- a CDS encoding D-alanine--D-alanine ligase; this translates as MKKKIAVLLGGNSSERKISIKSGYAILQSLLRSGFNAYAIDTRDFPIMQLKKQGFDSAYIALHGTGGEDGSIQGILEYLNIPYTGSGIMSSAISLDKWRTKLLWKSLSLRVLPDIYLQKKDISKYTYSYILKKILKLKFPVVIKPNNAGSSIGITIVNHPDLLIDSINLAFNYSNNIIIEKFLKGTEYTVSILNKKVLPPIKIITKNNFYDYSSKYIESSTEYICPSGLNYQKEEELKKIVEIAWNSLGCKGCGRIDAILDNKDKFWLLEINTIPGMTHRSLVPMAAKSIGISFDELILKILKINK
- the murD gene encoding UDP-N-acetylmuramoyl-L-alanine--D-glutamate ligase — encoded protein: MSYNYFGKKILILGLGLTGISCINFFLKKGIQPRVIDESNKPIFLNKIPKNIEYKLGNLKENWILESDLIIISPGISSFKPILMKARSLGIDIISDIELFSRETKCPIISITGTNGKSTVATMVKKIAEKSGYKVLLGGNIGFPVLEMLNKKASLYVLELSSFQLETTFNLKSKIAVVLNITEDHLDRYPEGFEQYKKTKLSIYNKAKICLIKLKKGEKKPFNTKSKKYISFGTCNNNDYYINYEKEKAILFHKNKKIVDTSNILLNGHHNYENILTSLAISDQMKFDQKVSINVLKKFLGLPHRFQTVHINNNISWINDSKSTNVDSTKAALKNLKIKGTIWLLLGGDGKSSNFNILKKYFEKIKIKIYCFGKDGLNLSKLCKKKSIYTKTLKQAIILISKKIQPGDVVLLSPGCSSKDQFSNFEERGNLFIKLSKEIN
- the murG gene encoding undecaprenyldiphospho-muramoylpentapeptide beta-N-acetylglucosaminyltransferase, translated to MNSKRIIILAGGSGGHVFPGLTIAKHLIKKGWDINWIGTKNKIESEIIPKCNIKIHFIKIQGLRNSSLKNLIMTPINVLNSYLQVRKIIKNWIPDIILGMGGYVSGPGGLAAWSCKIPFILHEQNKIAGITNKLLSKISTKNMQAFSGTLLNAEIVGNPIRKNIIDIPPPIKRFKNRKGPLRILIIGGSQGASIFNKILPKISFFLQEKAIIWHQSGNNDLQKTRKKYKKYSTYKHIVSSFIKNIAEAYEWADIIISRSGALTVSEITVVGLGAIFIPYPHKDKQQYLNAEDLENNGAAKIIEQSMFTAELIIKILNSLNREKLFIMAKKAYSLGIRNSTSKISKIIHDVSNKI
- the murC gene encoding UDP-N-acetylmuramate--L-alanine ligase → MLQIFMQFKFGIAVSGTHGKTTTTSMIFDILNQNKLDPTVINGGLIKSINSHAKLGFSKYFIAEADESDGSFLCLNPTTAIITNIEPDHIDNYNGEFKLLKKTFLDFLNKIPSYGIAILCTDNKAILNILPKIKCKVITYGFNKSAEFRITSYKQSDFISNFTLIRKKQLNNLEIILNLPGEHNALNATAAIAFATYQKIPDEKIYQSLKNFKGTSRRFEYVGKLFIKKKSIQNKSVMLINDYGHHPTELSETIKTIRKSWPKKNLIMIFQPHRYTRTRNLYFDFIKILSQVDSLLILNVYSANESFISGADSFSLYSDIKKIKKNVILVTNRNLILNYLLPHLNGNDIILIQGAGDIDTIINKIFILKNKKVII
- the ftsA gene encoding cell division protein FtsA, which codes for MIISKNRKLVVGLEIGTTKVVTLVGEVLTNGKIKIIGIGICQSNGIDKGRINNLDAVISCIRESIHQAEIMANCQITSVYLSLSSKYINCQNEIGIVPISEDEVTKEDIENVIHTAKSVKILNEHHILHVIPQEYSIDQQSGIKNPIGLSGTRMQVRVHLITCHQNMAKNIIKAVEKCDIKVDQVIFSGLASSKAVLTEDECKLGVCMIDIGGGTIDLITYIDGSIQDSQVIPYAGNIVTKDISYAFSTSYSDSEKIKIKYGSAIKLSPGTSKNIDLSSKYGNFQKNLQQDTVIEVIESRYNELLHLINNRILYVQKKLYKEGRKYQLTGGIVLTGGASTISFLTECAEKIFQKKIRIAKPLNISGLTDNVTEPHYSTVVGLLHYGKEFYFDDTNQKREISFIEKWFQKISNWFKKEF
- a CDS encoding Mur ligase domain-containing protein; amino-acid sequence: MNINKIKKNNFFKEKKILKIHLIGIAGSGMSGIALILFNLGYKISGSDLLENFMTKKLKNMGINIYFQHSEENIKYADFIIISSAIPSDNPEIKAAKKKIFLYY
- the ftsW gene encoding cell division protein FtsW, which gives rise to MNVFFKKKNYIVLYDRVLVWLTLGLCITGLVMVTSSSIPIGQILYHDPFFFVKREIFYFFLIFLLSFILLRIPMSFWEKNSNLILIISIFLLTIVLLIGKSVHGSYRWINIGILHIQPAEICKISSFFYISNYLSRKTNEVRNNFWGFLKPITIIIIQSVLLLAEPDLGTVIVLFLTTLSVLFLSGVKIKQFFIIIFFVTLIITALVLFEPYRIKRILSFWNPWKDPFGNGYQLTQSLIALGRGHFFGQGLGNSIQKLNYLPEAHSDFIFSIIGEELGYIGCFLILLMIFFISFRAMYIGQQSFEKKQVFSGFLACSIGLWFSFQTLINIGAVTGILPTKGLTLPLISYGGSSLIVNLMAICILLRIDFEIRLSEHQAFPKGI